Proteins encoded in a region of the Candidatus Neomarinimicrobiota bacterium genome:
- a CDS encoding nucleotidyltransferase family protein: protein MRSLMQKQLDWAYLFWMARVHAMVPLLCWYIDVTCRDALPTAILNQLRKHFRHNARNNLFVTRELLRILDLFEEYGIEAIPYKGPVLASSVYGNLALRQFVDLDFLIQKQDALKARDLLLSQGYRPENPLATEKEVSYLRSERELVFIRNDGRVFLDIHWQIVPQYFSFRLDHQRLWKNLEAISLGGRKIMTFSPEDLLMILCVHNGGKHHWERLGWICDVARLIEVHKSLDWGRVIEQAGALGAERILFLGLYLANSLLGASLPEAVSKRVFLDRAVESLAQRIHARLFQNSQDSSGLVERSLFHLKMRERVRDRVNCFLRMATVPTVGDLMFLPLPQSLFLLYYLLRPIRLAGRLGLGLFDPKVSVPFVPTPVEVVERMLEMAAVRPGDVVYDLGCGDGRIVIMAAKRYGAHGVGVDIDPHRIKESEANARSEGVDQLVTFWQKDARKIDFSGASVVMLYLPRSMNLKLKNTIQRELQPGARIVSHEYEIGNWPPVKTEIVLDAIGTSHMIFMWKIHKSSNPD, encoded by the coding sequence ATGAGGTCACTGATGCAGAAGCAATTAGACTGGGCTTACTTATTCTGGATGGCTCGTGTGCACGCGATGGTGCCGCTTCTCTGCTGGTACATCGACGTGACATGTCGAGATGCTCTTCCAACGGCAATCCTGAATCAGCTCCGGAAACATTTTCGCCATAACGCTCGCAACAACCTTTTTGTGACCAGAGAACTGCTGAGGATCTTAGATCTCTTTGAAGAGTACGGAATAGAGGCCATTCCGTACAAAGGACCCGTTCTTGCTTCCTCCGTATATGGTAACCTTGCCCTTCGGCAATTTGTGGATCTGGACTTTCTGATTCAGAAGCAAGACGCCCTTAAAGCCAGAGATCTGCTCCTCTCACAAGGATACCGGCCAGAGAATCCCCTGGCTACCGAGAAGGAAGTGTCTTACCTGCGGTCGGAACGCGAACTCGTTTTTATTCGCAATGATGGAAGAGTCTTCTTGGACATTCATTGGCAGATTGTTCCTCAGTATTTCAGTTTCCGACTAGATCATCAGCGATTATGGAAGAACCTTGAAGCGATATCCCTCGGTGGCAGGAAGATCATGACCTTTTCCCCAGAGGATCTGCTCATGATCCTCTGCGTTCATAACGGGGGCAAACATCACTGGGAACGGTTGGGATGGATCTGCGATGTTGCCAGACTGATCGAGGTTCATAAGAGCTTGGACTGGGGACGAGTTATTGAGCAAGCTGGTGCATTAGGGGCTGAGCGAATACTCTTCCTCGGACTCTATTTGGCAAACAGTCTCCTAGGAGCAAGCCTTCCCGAAGCAGTCTCGAAAAGGGTATTCTTGGATAGGGCTGTAGAATCGCTAGCTCAACGGATACACGCTCGGCTCTTCCAGAATTCTCAGGATTCTTCAGGACTGGTGGAACGAAGTCTTTTCCACCTCAAGATGAGGGAAAGGGTGCGGGACAGGGTGAATTGCTTTTTACGCATGGCGACGGTCCCAACCGTAGGAGATCTGATGTTTCTGCCCCTACCACAATCTCTCTTTCTTCTCTATTATTTGCTCAGACCCATACGGCTGGCTGGAAGACTTGGACTCGGACTGTTTGACCCCAAGGTTTCTGTCCCATTTGTTCCGACGCCCGTGGAGGTGGTGGAGCGGATGCTTGAGATGGCCGCCGTAAGACCGGGCGACGTCGTATACGATCTTGGCTGCGGTGATGGGCGAATCGTGATCATGGCGGCCAAACGCTACGGAGCGCATGGTGTCGGCGTTGATATTGACCCTCATCGGATCAAGGAGTCAGAGGCCAACGCGCGAAGCGAGGGTGTGGATCAGCTTGTGACGTTTTGGCAGAAAGATGCGAGAAAGATTGACTTTTCAGGAGCCTCGGTTGTCATGTTGTACCTACCTCGGTCCATGAATCTCAAGCTCAAGAACACAATTCAAAGAGAACTTCAACCTGGTGCCAGAATTGTGTCGCATGAATACGAGATCGGGAATTGGCCCCCAGTGAAGACCGAGATTGTGTTGGATGCCATTGGAACATCTCACATGATATTCATGTGGAAGATTCACAAGTCTTCGAACCCAGATTAG
- a CDS encoding serine kinase, with the protein MSSYLAYGLGIRSALPLPGLSPGEVDADVIVRLGKVGSLPENGDVNGSYFRTTATETYLFWEEVGRFLVRAGQEIIVDPAPGVKEDVIQFFILGPAMGVLLHQRGFLVLHSSAVAVSRNAVAFLGKEGSGKSTLAAALNAGGHAGLTDDVTAVHFDAERPMVFPGFPLLKLDAELVASLAHNLHNYPGVKPSMEKQVVRVTGDFPRSPIPLRRLYVLAEGNDHSIESLQIQDAFVELIRHSYCVRLLPTIGSSVHLFQCANLVNNVTICRLRIHRSFSRIPRLVQMVEEDLVGET; encoded by the coding sequence TGGTATCAGGTCCGCATTGCCCTTACCGGGCTTGTCGCCCGGAGAGGTGGACGCGGATGTCATCGTTCGACTGGGCAAGGTGGGCTCCCTACCAGAAAATGGAGACGTAAACGGAAGTTATTTTCGTACTACCGCAACAGAGACCTACCTTTTCTGGGAAGAAGTTGGGAGGTTCTTGGTTCGCGCCGGACAGGAAATCATCGTAGATCCGGCACCAGGAGTAAAGGAGGACGTTATCCAGTTCTTCATCCTTGGGCCGGCCATGGGAGTACTGCTTCACCAACGGGGATTTCTCGTGTTGCACTCGAGTGCGGTAGCCGTAAGCCGTAACGCAGTAGCCTTTCTTGGGAAAGAGGGAAGCGGCAAATCCACTTTGGCTGCGGCCCTGAACGCCGGAGGGCATGCCGGGTTGACGGATGATGTGACAGCTGTTCATTTTGATGCGGAAAGGCCAATGGTTTTCCCGGGCTTTCCGTTGCTCAAACTGGATGCGGAGCTCGTCGCAAGTTTAGCACACAACCTTCACAATTATCCCGGTGTCAAACCTTCGATGGAGAAACAGGTCGTCCGAGTCACCGGGGATTTTCCCAGATCACCCATCCCGCTTCGCCGCCTCTACGTACTTGCAGAAGGAAATGATCACTCTATTGAGTCTCTTCAAATTCAGGACGCCTTCGTGGAGCTGATTCGGCATTCTTATTGCGTTCGATTACTTCCCACAATAGGGTCTTCTGTTCATTTGTTCCAATGCGCAAATCTTGTCAATAACGTCACTATTTGTCGCCTGAGGATCCACCGATCCTTTTCGCGTATTCCCCGCTTGGTACAGATGGTGGAGGAAGATCTTGTCGGCGAAACATGA